The proteins below are encoded in one region of Phaseolus vulgaris cultivar G19833 chromosome 1, P. vulgaris v2.0, whole genome shotgun sequence:
- the LOC137815068 gene encoding protein yippee-like isoform X2: MGRLFVVNLEGKIYSCKHCHTHLALYDDIYSKTFHCRHGKAYLFNKVVNVSIGEMEDRQMMTGLHTVADIFCVGCGSIVGWQYVRL; encoded by the exons ATGGGGAGATTGTTTGTGGTGAATCTGGAAGGGAAGATCTATAGCTGCAAACACTGTCATACCCATCTTGCTCTTTACGATGACATCTACTCAAAG ACATTCCACTGCAGACATGGGAAAGCTTATCTCTTCAATAAGGT TGTGAATGTTTCTATTGGCGAAATGGAGGACAGACAGATGATGACTGGGTTACATACCGTGGCCGACATTTTCTGTGTGGGTTGTGGATCGATCGTGGGTTGGCAATATGTAAGATTATGA
- the LOC137815066 gene encoding chlorophyll a-b binding protein CP29.3, chloroplastic, giving the protein MAAIAATTSYLFGTQLYTPTTLNTGRFHALFNFGTKKTPPPPKKKEVKVKPVSGDRLVWFPKADPPEWLDGSMIGDRGFDPFGFARPAEYLQFDLDSLDQNLAKNLAGDVIGTRVEVAEVKPTPFQPYTEVFGIQRFRECEVIHGRWAMLGALGALAVEALTGVAWQDAGKVELVEGSSYLGLPLPFSLSTLIWIEVIVIGYIEFQRNAELDPEKRLYPGGKFFDPLGLAVDPDEKARLQLAEIKHSRLAMLVFLIFAIQAAVTGKGPISFIATFNK; this is encoded by the exons ATGGCCGCCATCGCCGCCACCACATCATACCTCTTCGGCACCCAGCTCTACACCCCGACAACCTTAAACACCGGAAGATTCCACGCGCTCTTCAACTTCGGCACCAAGAAGACGCCGCCGCCGCCAAAGAAAAAGGAAGTGAAAGTGAAACCCGTCTCCGGCGATCGGCTGGTGTGGTTCCCGAAGGCGGATCCGCCGGAGTGGCTCGACGGAAGCATGATCGGCGACCGCGGGTTCGACCCGTTCGGATTTGCAAGGCCCGCGGAGTACCTGCAGTTCGACCTGGACTCGCTGGACCAGAACCTCGCGAAGAACCTCGCTGGCGACGTGATAGGAACAAGGGTGGAGGTCGCAGAGGTCAAACCGACGCCGTTTCAGCCCTACACGGAGGTTTTCGGGATTCAGAGGTTCCGCGAGTGCGAAGTCATTCACGGAAGGTGGGCAATGCTGGGTGCACTCGGTGCTTTGGCCGTTGAGGCTCTCACCGGAGTCGCATGGCAAGACGCCGGAAAG GTAGAGCTGGTGGAAGGATCATCTTACTTGGGACTTCCACTTCCATTTTCATTGAGCACACTGATATGGATCGAGGTGATAGTGATAGGATACATAGAGTTTCAAAGAAATGCAGAACTTGACCCAGAGAAAAGGTTGTACCCAGGAGGCAAGTTCTTTGATCCTCTGGGTTTGGCCGTCGACCCTGATGAAAAAGCCAGACTTCAACTTGCAGAGATCAAGCATTCCCGGTTGGCCATGCTCGTCTTCCTCATCTTTGCCATTCAAGCTGCTGTAACAGGAAAAGGCCCTATCAGTTTTATTGCTACCTTCAACAAGTGA
- the LOC137815065 gene encoding arginyl-tRNA--protein transferase 2-like gives MASSSTNMPKESVIVDCGRRRTSCGYCRSSRHNSISHGMWAHSLTVEDYQDLLDRGWRRSGSFLYKPEMEKTCCPSYTIRLKASDYVPSKEQLRVSRRIQRFLDGALDVKKVEAMEDPNTSTKSENHSRPMSEESLAAVNDDKDEVEESLHYLSNKIESVIHIFIEKGEFPSGIQLPKASVKIVSQGKRKFLVNGSEDLLYSSNIAFQIAASIKRAQSCDKAGNDSNPSKVCEKENEFSPKTIAEKLVASLDPTLKNSGLLTRACNGHINFYASSKHDSLTGSGKIASVPKKSRMERDIGENGLIGPQHCQVKRRKLEIRLNRSSFDPEEFALYRRYQIKVHNDKPQSVTESSYRMFLVDTPLLQVFPNGDSTVPPCGFGSFHQQYLIDGKLVAVGVIDILPNCLSSKYLFWDPDFAFLSLGKYSAFQEIGWVKENQVYCPSLQYYYLGYYIHSCNKMRYKAAYRPSELLCPLRYQWVPFDVARPLLDRRPYVVLSDASILQNGESPLPQNTDDIMGREFDDGGQEDANDVPMLEDEEMVESESECSDDEPDLETTSYDDPEISDVSKVLLGIKGSHMKYKDLRIALGPEQRSYLDSQLRRYRKVVGTVVSERMVYSLG, from the exons ATGGCGAGTAGCAGCACTAACATGCCGAAGGAAAGCGTGATTGTGGATTGCGGAAGGCGTCGAACCTCTTGCGGCTATTGCAGATCTTCTCGTCACAATAGCATCTCTCATG GGATGTGGGCACATAGCCTTACAGTGGAAGACTACCAAG ATCTGCTTGATCGGGGCTGGAGAAGATCTGGATCTTTTCTTTATAAACCAGAGATGGAAAAGACATGTTGCCCTTCTTATACAATTCGTTTGAAAGCAAGTGACTACGTTCCCTCTAAGGAACAACTTCGTGTATCTAGACGAATCCAAAG GTTTTTAGATGGAGCCTTGGATGTAAAAAAAGTTGAGGCTATGGAGGACCCAAATACTTCAACCAAATCAGAAAACCACTCCAGACCTATGTCAGAAGAATCCCTAGCTGCTGTCAATGATGACAAGGATGAAGTTGAAGAATCTCTGCACTATTTATCAAACAAAATTGAGAGTGTAATACACATCTTCATTGAGAAGGGGGAATTTCCTTCTGGTATTCAATTACCAAAAGCTTCAGTAAAAATAGTTTCACAGGGAAAAAGAAAGTTCCTAGTTAATGGATCTGAAGATCTCTTGTACAGCAGCAATATTGCCTTTCAAATTGCAGCATCTATAAAGCGGGCACAATCATGTGACAAGGCTGGCAATGATTCCAACCCATCaaaagtttgtgaaaaggaGAATGAATTCTCTCCTAAAACTATTGCAGAAAAGCTAGTGGCTTCTTTAGATCCAACATTGAAAAATTCTGGTCTTTTGACCAGGGCTTGCAATGGACATATTAATTTTTATGCTTCTAGTAAGCACGATTCCCTGACTGGAAGTGGTAAAATTGCTTCAGTTCCCAAAAAGTCTAGAATGGAGCGTGATATTGGAGAAAATGGTTTGATTGGTCCTCAACATTGTCAGGTAAAAAGAAGAAAGCTTGAGATCCGTTTAAACAGATCCAGTTTTGATCCAGAAGAATTTGCTTTGTACAGAAGATATCAGATCAAAGTACATAATGATAAACCACAAAGTGTCACTGAGAGCTCATATCGCATGTTTTTGGTTGATACTCCATTATTACAAGTTTTTCCTAATGGTGATAGCACGGTTCCTCCTTGTGGTTTTGGCTCTTTCCATCAACAATATCTAATAGATGGCAAGTTAGTGGCAGTTGGTGTTATAGATATCCTTCCTAATTGTTTGTCAAGTAAATATTTGTTCTGGGATCCAGATTTTGCCTTTCTATCACTAGGCAAGTACTCAGCGTTTCAAGAAATAGGTTGGGTGAAAGAAAACCAGGTTTATTGTCCTAGTTTACAATACTATTATCTTGGCTACTATATTCACTCTTGCAACAAGATGAGATACAAAGCTGCATATCGCCCTTCAGAACTTCTATGCCCTCTTCGCTATCA GTGGGTCCCATTTGATGTTGCAAGGCCTCTGCTTGATAGAAGACCTTATGTTGTCTTATCAGATGCTTCCATTTTACAAAATGGAGAGTCACCCCTACCTCAAAATACTGATGATATAATGGGAAGGGAGTTTGATGACGGTGGCCAAGAAGATGCAAATGATGTTCCAATGCTTGAGGATGAAGAAATGGTTGAGTCTGAATCAGAATGCTCTGACGATGAACCTGATCTAGAAACTACTTCATATGATGATCCAGAAATTAGTGATGTCAGCAAGGTTTTGCTGGGGATAAAGGGATCGCATATGAAATACAAG GATCTGCGGATTGCCCTTGGTCCTGAGCAGCGAAGTTACTTGGACTCACAATTGCGGAGATACAGGAAGGTTGTGGGTACAGTGGTATCTGAGCGAATGGTCTATTCTCTTGGATAA
- the LOC137815068 gene encoding protein yippee-like isoform X1, whose product MGRLFVVNLEGKIYSCKHCHTHLALYDDIYSKTFHCRHGKAYLFNKVVNVSIGEMEDRQMMTGLHTVADIFCVGCGSIVGWQYETAYEKSQKYKEGKSVLERYKVSGPDGSNYWISHEPHVGGSDADDA is encoded by the exons ATGGGGAGATTGTTTGTGGTGAATCTGGAAGGGAAGATCTATAGCTGCAAACACTGTCATACCCATCTTGCTCTTTACGATGACATCTACTCAAAG ACATTCCACTGCAGACATGGGAAAGCTTATCTCTTCAATAAGGT TGTGAATGTTTCTATTGGCGAAATGGAGGACAGACAGATGATGACTGGGTTACATACCGTGGCCGACATTTTCTGTGTGGGTTGTGGATCGATCGTGGGTTGGCAATAT GAAACTGCCTATGAAAAAAGCCAGAAGTACAAGGAAGGAAAATCCGTCCTTGAACG GTACAAAGTTTCAGGTCCGGATGGAAGCAATTATTGGATCAGTCATGAGCCACATGTTGGTGGAAGTGATGCAGATGATGCTTAG